From a single Silene latifolia isolate original U9 population chromosome 6, ASM4854445v1, whole genome shotgun sequence genomic region:
- the LOC141586412 gene encoding protein WHAT'S THIS FACTOR 1 homolog, chloroplastic, which translates to MNRVSSGSKFIHCSFKSPFVVSLVRSFALWSMKKDPDLELALSHNRRWIVNNQIKNIIVRHPNQSAPVNFIQKKFKTLDMQGKALNWLNKYPCCFEVFRENDVQYCRLTKRMMSLVEEEEAVKEEQEPVFVERLAKILLMTTNQRLNVVKLDELKRNFGFPDDYLLRIVPKYSEMFRLVNHSGRKSSLEVELISWNPELAVSRIEASASEQNTVPCFSCSLPLSWIKSWERFNEFNSTPYISPYADSCGLVEGSKENEKRAVALVHELLSLTLWKKISIIKLTHFKREFALPEKLNVILLKHPGMFYVTNKYRTYTALLREAYSGSNLIDKDPLVRVKEKFGELMQEGLHEYNQRHRLLNLEKRKKKGIINMPKVVNKKDKNAELSETEDETGRVGSLFDSEERKRFYKILFDEDS; encoded by the coding sequence ATGAATAGGGTGTCTTCAGGTTCCAAGTTCATACATTGTAGTTTTAAATCTCCTTTTGTTGTAAGTCTTGTCCGAAGTTTCGCTCTCTGGTCAATGAAGAAAGACCCTGATCTTGAATTAGCTCTGTCTCATAACCGTCGATGGATTGTCAATAATCAGATTAAGAACATAATTGTGAGACACCCTAACCAGTCAGCACCTGTAAACTTTATTCAGAAGAAGTTTAAGACCCTTGATATGCAAGGGAAGGCTCTAAATTGGCTGAATAAATACCCGTGTTGTTTTGAGGTATTTCGTGAAAATGATGTACAGTACTGTCGGCTTACTAAAAGAATGATGTCGTTggttgaagaagaagaggctgTTAAGGAAGAGCAGGAACCTGTGTTTGTGGAACGGTTGGCGAAAATCTTGTTGATGACCACTAATCAGAGGCTCAATGTTGTTAAACTTGATGAATTGAAGCGTAATTTTGGGTTTCCGGATGATTATTTGCTTAGAATTGTTCCAAAGTATTCTGAGATGTTTCGCCTTGTTAATCATAGTGGTCGGAAAAGTTCACTTGAGGTTGAGCTTATATCGTGGAACCCTGAGTTAGCAGTTTCTCGAATTGAAGCGTCAGCTAGCGAGCAAAATACAGTGCCATGTTTTTCTTGTTCATTGCCTTTAAGTTGGATAAAATCGTGGGAAAGATTCAATGAATTTAACTCAACACCGTATATTTCACCCTACGCAGATTCTTGTGGCTTAGTTGAAGGGTCGAAGGAAAATGAGAAGAGGGCAGTCGCTTTGGTGCATGAGTTACTTTCATTAACTCTTTGGAAGAAGATTTCGATCATAAAACTTACCCATTTCAAAAGAGAGTTTGCATTGCCTGAGAAATTAAATGTTATACTGCTTAAACATCCTGGCATGTTCTACGTTACTAATAAATACAGGACCTACACAGCACTTCTTCGAGAAGCATATAGTGGCTCAAACCTTATCGATAAGGACCCTCTTGTTAGGGTCAAGGAGAAATTTGGAGAACTAATGCAAGAAGGGCTGCATGAGTACAATCAACGACATCGTTTGTTGAACCTGGAGAAACGAAAGAAAAAGGGTATAATAAATATGCCTAAAGTAGTAAACAAAAAGGACAAGAACGCTGAATTGTCGGAGACGGAAGATGAAACTGGTCGGGTAGGAAGTTTATTTGATTCAGAGGAGAGGAAACGGTTCTATAAGATACTTTTTGACGAGGATTCTTGA
- the LOC141586410 gene encoding uncharacterized protein LOC141586410 — protein sequence MVDQEEEELQMALRMSMEHSPSPASSSPPEPKRIKPRDVAGVSEPPAEESPEVKSRRMQRELLAAAAEKRASMMVRSQPPTPAVPAAVAATSVAATEEMVTESEELGEELTAEEANELFTIVFGGSVSKEILAQWTNQGIRFSSDPETSMGLVQHEGGPCGVLAAIQGFVLKNLLFLPEESSNIASKTPQRSWHRESMTPERFASIPEPRRKRALVRGMAEILFRCGSNKKVVIATLNVLDSNGLCVNEGPKDEIVLQALEGFSMESAADMQKTLRVSTYTSSESAIQRLEALIPIFESRMGAMLFLISALLSRGLVFVQADRDDPGLPLVTAPFGHASQEIVNLLLSGEAVANVFDEKIDLGGGMFLKGVSSNVEIGFLTLLESLNFCKVGQHLKCPKWPIWVVGSESHYTVLFAFDPSVQEENEMEERESKIRRAFDAQDQSGGGGFISVEGLHQVLKETNINLPQDKLDQLRNAGFVVWTEFWQILLDLDKHLGGFKDSSGLMGRKVFELYHFNGIAKSVPIGNQGETPMQRPRLTKLRVSVPPRWTAEEYMAEVAASTASSGNDSTKPAGPEPPQHAPLVDCIRTRWARATCNWIGDTPSIV from the exons atggtggatcaagaggaagaagaattgcAGATGGCGTTACGAATGAGTATGGAACACTCACCATCGCCGGCGAGCAGTTCACCGCCGGAGCCGAAGCGGATTAAACCTAGAGACGTCGCCGGAGTATCGGAACCTCCGGCGGAGGAGTCGCCGGAAGTTAAAAGCCGGCGAATGCAGCGTGAGCTGCTTGCTGCGGCCGCCGAAAAGCGGGCGTCGATGATGGTTAGAAGCCAGCCGCCGACGCCCGCTGTGCCGGCAGCAGTTGCAGCGACCTCGGTCGCTGCGACGGAGGAGATGGTTACCGAGAGTGAGGAATTGGGAGAGGAGTTGACGGCGGAGGAAGCGAATGAGTTGTTTACAATTGTGTTTGGGGGAAGTGTTTCTAAGGAGATTCTTGCTCAGTGGACTAATCAGGGTATTAG GTTTAGCTCTGATCCAGAGACATCTATGGGACTGGTGCAGCACGAAGGTGGTCCGTGTGGTGTGCTAGCAGCCATACAA GGTTTCGTCCTTAAAAATCTCTTATTTCTCCCTGAAGAGTCGAGTAATATTGCATCCAAAACACCACAAAGATCTTGGCATCGTGAATCGATGACACCTGAAAGATTTGCGTCAATTCCGGAACCAAGGAGAAAAAG GGCTCTTGTCAGAGGTATGGCGGAGATATTATTTCGTTGCGGAAGTAATAAAAAGGTGGTGATTGCAACTCTTAACGTTTTGGACAGTAATGGATTATGTGTCAATGAAGGTCCAAAAGATGAG ATTGTTCTACAAGCTCTAGAAGGCTTCTCAATGGAGTCTGCAGCAGATATGCAGAAAACATTGAGAGTAAGTACATACACTTCATCTGAAAGTGCAATTCAGAGGCTGGAGGCTCTAATTCCTATTTTCGAGAGCCGAATGGGAGCGATGTTATTCCTTATCTCAGCATTGCTCTCTCGAGGACTG GTTTTCGTTCAAGCTGACAGGGATGATCCAGGCCTACCATTAGTAACTGCCCCGTTTGGCCATGCCTCTCAG GAAATTGTAAACCTTTTGCTGAGCGGCGAGGCTGTTGCTAATGTGTTTGATGAGAAAATAGACTTGGGCGGTGGCATGTTTTTAAAAGGTGTATCCTCAAACGTTGAAATAGGATTTTTAACCCTTTTAGAATCCCTAAACTTTTGTAAAGTTGGTCAACATTTGAAATGCCCAAAATGGCCAATATGGGTGGTCGGGAGCGAGTCTCACTATACCGTCCTCTTTGCTTTCGACCCTTCCGTTCAAGAAGAGAATGAAATGGAAGAGAGGGAATCCAAAATCAGAAGGGCATTTGATGCACAAGATCAAAGTGGAGGCGGTGGCTTCATAAGTGTCGAAGGTTTGCATCAAGTCCTCAAAGAAACAAACATAAACCTTCCCCAAGACAAGCTTGACCAGCTTCGAAACGCTGGCTTTGTGGTTTGGACCGAGTTTTGGCAAATTCTTTTGGACTTGGACAAACATTTGGGTGGTTTTAAGGATTCTTCAGGGTTAATGGGCAGGAAGGTGTTTGAGCTTTACCATTTTAACGGGATTGCTAAATCCGTCCCGATTGGCAACCAGGGTGAAACTCCCATGCAAAGACCACGGTTAACCAAGTTGAGAGTCTCAGTCCCTCCTCGGTGGACAGCTGAGGAGTATATGGCCGAGGTGGCTGCCTCAACTGCTTCTAGCGGTAATGATAGTACCAAACCAGCTGGACCAGAGCCTCCTCAACACGCTCCGTTAGTTGATTGCATCAGAACACGCTGGGCGCGTGCTACTTGTAATTGGATTGGAGACACTCCGAGTATTGTGTGA
- the LOC141587541 gene encoding vacuolar iron transporter homolog 2-like, whose amino-acid sequence MELVIIHPTNDDRLRLEDVHHPANQPNHRRNIRSMVLTANDGLTCTACLMIGVGAMSLNHVHVTLAMIITGVAGLIMGASCMALGEFVSRNCELDFEDVEVGPREVVVGEEEVFSNDPQVAAAATALAFSVGAMVPLVVVLLVREYNLGLGVVEGATSTVLAMVGWLGPFLGRAPAIRAALRVLLCGWLTMAITFGIMIVIIGNN is encoded by the coding sequence ATGGAGCTAGTAATAATCCACCCCACCAACGACGACCGACTCCGTCTTGAAGACGTCCACCATCCTGCCAACCAACCTAACCACCGTCGTAATATACGATCCATGGTCCTAACAGCCAACGACGGTCTAACATGTACCGCATGTCTAATGATAGGAGTGGGTGCAATGAGCCTAAACCACGTTCACGTAACCCTAGCCATGATCATAACTGGGGTAGCAGGACTCATTATGGGAGCTTCCTGCATGGCCCTAGGTGAGTTTGTCTCACGTAACTGCGAGCTCGATTTCGAGGACGTTGAAGTAGGGCCAAGAGAGGTTGTGGTGGGGGAGGAGGAGGTTTTTAGTAATGACCCACAAGTGGCAGCGGCTGCCACTGCATTGGCCTTCTCGGTTGGCGCTATGGTCCCGTTGGTAGTGGTGTTACTCGTGAGGGAGTATAATTTAGGGCTCGGGGTGGTCGAAGGCGCGACTAGTACGGTTTTGGCTATGGTTGGGTGGTTAGGGCCGTTTCTTGGAAGAGCTCCGGCTATTAGGGCAGCTTTGAGGGTTTTGTTATGTGGTTGGCTTACTATGGCTATCACATTTGGTATTATGATTGTCATTATTGGTAATAATTAA
- the LOC141586409 gene encoding vacuolar iron transporter homolog 3-like produces MAINPYIIGRLVYTTLFKLIKNYNQHITLHYISLSSFKDMATSKQTTHAPTKLETITSNIDEESQQQNVITQKKDDFDYTKRAQWLRAAVLGVNDGLVTTASLMMGVGAVREDVKAMILTGFAGMVAGACSMAIGEFVSVYSQLDIEVAQKKRESMRDYGSNGDDNGGGDDDEVLPNPLQAAGASALAFSTGAMVPLLAASFIREYKVRVGVIVAAVTLALMFFGWLGAFLGRAPVVRASLRVLFGGWIAMAITFGLTKVIGTDLL; encoded by the coding sequence ATGGCTATAAATCCCTACATAATAGGAAGACTTGTGTACACCACACTCTTCAAACTTATCAAAAACTACAACCAACATATTACATTACATTACATTTCACTTTCATCTTTCAAAGATATGGCAACATCAAAACAAACAACTCATGCTCCCACTAAGTTGGAAACCATAACAAGCAACATAGATGAAGAAAGCCAACAACAAAATGTCATCACTCAAAAAAAGGATGATTTCGACTACACGAAACGAGCTCAATGGCTAAGAGCCGCGGTTTTAGGAGTAAATGATGGGCTTGTTACGACTGCCTCGTTAATGATGGGTGTAGGTGCGGTTAGGGAAGATGTTAAGGCTATGATTCTCACCGGTTTCGCCGGTATGGTGGCTGGTGCTTGTAGTATGGCTATTGGGGAGTTTGTGTCTGTGTACTCTCAGCTTGATATTGAAGTTGCCCAAAAAAAGAGGGAGAGCATGAGGGATTATGGTAGTAATGGTGATGATAAtggtggtggtgacgatgatgaggtGTTGCCAAACCCGCTTCAAGCAGCGGGAGCATCAGCGCTTGCCTTCTCGACAGGCGCTATGGTCCCGCTGCTGGCGGCCTCATTTATAAGGGAATATAAGGTTAGGGTTGGGGTAATTGTGGCCGCGGTCACTTTGGCTCTAATGTTTTTTGGATGGTTAGGTGCATTTCTAGGAAGAGCACCGGTTGTTAGGGCTTCTTTGAGGGTTTTGTTTGGTGGTTGGATTGCTATGGCTATTACTTTTGGCTTAACTAAGGTGATTGGGACTGATCTCTTATAA
- the LOC141586413 gene encoding transcription factor bHLH93-like, which produces MEIKEDGFLEELVGLTRETCTPWMSPNNDSTDELTGCLFSPTTGTWSSGPGADFGNLHSSTANSSYESFSSSLDCSAFYPHHPLSVNPFTGPEGEYSVSLLDIPTTFNTGLCSIENNNSTTSPSSGNAKSKVKKVHGQPSKNLMAERRRRKRLNDRLAMLRSVVPKISKMDRTSILGDTIDYMKELLEKINNLQESDDVGSNQFNVVGIFKDAKPNDLVRNSPKFDVERRESDTRVEMCCAGKPGLLLSTVTTLEALGLEIQQCVISCFNDFSLQASCSQGSLLGSEDIKQALFRNAGYGGRCL; this is translated from the exons atggagaTAAAAGAAGATGGTTTCTTAGAAGAATTAGTAGGTCTAACAAGAGAAACATGTACTCCATGGATGTCTCCTAATAATGACTCAACCGATGAACTAACCGGTTGTTTATTCTCCCCAACAACCGGCACCTGGTCCTCAGGACCAGGTGCCGATTTCGGGAATTTACATTCATCCACAGCCAACTCTTCGTATGAGTCTTTTTCTTCCAGTTTAGACTGTTCTGCCTTTTATCCTCACCACCCGCTTTCGGTTAACCCGTTTACCGGACCCGAAGGGGAGTATTCTGTGTCTTTGTTGGATATTCCTACTACATTTAATACTGGCTTATGCAGCATTGAGAATAATAATAGTACTACTAGTCCTAGTAGTGGTAATGCCAAGAGTAAGGTTAAGAAGGTCCATGGCCAGCCTTCTAAGAATCTTATGGCGGAGCGAAGACGGAGGAAACGATTGAATGATCGTCTCGCTATGCTTAGATCCGTTGTACCTAAGATTAGCAAG ATGGATAGGACATCGATTCTAGGAGATACAATTGATTATATGAAGGAGCTACTAGAGAAGATTAATAATTTGCAAGAAAGTGATGATGTTGGTTCTAATCAATTCAATGTTGTTGGTATTTTTAAAGATGCTAAGCCGAATGATCTTGTCCGAAATTCACCCAAG TTTGATGTCGAGAGGAGGGAGTCGGATACAAGGGTTGAGATGTGCTGCGCCGGTAAACCAGGTTTACTACTGTCAACTGTTACTACTCTAGAAGCCTTAGGCCTTGAAATTCAACAATGTGTTATAAGTTGCTTCAACGATTTCTCACTGCAGGCGTCTTGCTCCCAG GGTTCACTACTGGGTTCTGAGGACATCAAACAAGCTCTATTCCGAAATGCCGGGTATGGAGGAAGGTGTCTGTAG
- the LOC141658605 gene encoding vacuolar iron transporter homolog 3-like encodes MATKQPSKLENQQNKEDKDSFDYSKRSQWLRAAVLGANDGLVSTASLMMGVGAVKQDVKAMILTGFAGLVAGACSMAIGEFVSVYSQLDTEIAQMKRDQMNNLEGGGGGGGEGEDKEDLPNPMQAAAASAFAFSVGAMVPLLAASFIRDYRVRVGVIVGSVTVALVVFGWLGAVLGRAPVVRASLRVLLGGWVAMAITFGLTKLIGSGII; translated from the coding sequence ATGGCAACTAAACAACCAAGTAAGTTGGAAAACCAACAAAACAAGGAGGATAAAGATTCATTTGACTACTCGAAAAGAAGTCAATGGTTAAGAGCAGCGGTCCTAGGAGCCAATGACGGTCTTGTTTCAACCGCGTCCCTAATGATGGGAGTAGGCGCGGTGAAACAAGACGTCAAGGCCATGATCCTAACCGGGTTTGCCGGCTTAGTGGCCGGGGCGTGTAGCATGGCCATAGGTGAGTTTGTGTCTGTCTACTCCCAGCTTGATACCGAGATTGCGCAAATGAAGAGAGACCAAATGAATAATttggaaggaggaggaggaggaggaggagaaggcgaAGATAAAGAGGACTTGCCGAACCCAATGCAAGCGGCTGCAgcctcggcttttgctttctcaGTTGGGGCTATGGTGCCCTTGTTGGCGGCGTCTTTTATAAGGGATTATAGGGTGAGGGTTGGAGTTATTGTGGGTTCAGTGACGGTGGCGTTGGTGGTTTTCGGGTGGTTAGGTGCTGTTTTGGGTAGAGCACCGGTTGTTAGGGCTTCTTTGAGGGTTTTGTTGGGTGGTTGGGTTGCTATGGCTATTACCTTTGGTTTGACCAAGTTGATTGGGTCCGGGattatataa